Within Cololabis saira isolate AMF1-May2022 chromosome 14, fColSai1.1, whole genome shotgun sequence, the genomic segment CACGTGACAAATGAGCGTTTCTGAAGCTGACTGGTGCAGAAATGTAAAGTAAATTACAGCAGTAAACATTTTAAAGATACTTGTATGTCCAGTCTTCCCTTTGTTAGTCTGAAATGATAATTATTATCAAATAAGCGTTAAAAAAAGACAGATAAGCAAATCAAACAACAGATAAAAACACAGATAAAAACAGTAGTTTAACAAGCAAGCAAACAAGACCTGCTGGTTTATACATTAAAGTGTGTATCaggaaatgacaaaaaaaaacaatgtttaaaAGACAAACAGACTTCTACAACTAATTAGTTGTAGCACTATAACGGCCTGTAGCTGTAACTATAAGTTGTAGTAAAAACGATCTTCAAGTTCATTTGATATTTACCAAAAAGAGATATTAGTGGTTCTGTTACTTTCTTGTAATCTTGTTAAATCTACATTTTTGCTGcacagataaaaataaaagtctcGGCTCGGAATAAAGAAACATACAAGAAATATTGTCATGTTGCTATTATTAACACATCAAACCAGTCATatgcaaaaacacaaataacatATAAAAATGCGTACATAAGTTCCGCTTTTCTGACATTCCTGAAACTAAGCAactagtaaaaaataaaacgatGACTATTCACCACCGTAGACGCTTTAAAAAAGAGCCGATACCCCAAAGTTCCTTCTTAAGCTTTAAGACATGAACTGTTAAAGTCTTTCAACCCCTTTTTTTCACTGTAGATGATTAAAGTTGTTAAAAGTTAAACATGAGTGAACAACAGAAGATGTAACGCTACATCTTCTGTGTTTTGTTAAAATTAGtatcttgaaataagtaaaaacaaGTGAAATTCAAATTCAAGCAAGTATACGTGGTTGTTGTCTATTTTATTAAGACTATAGCTCTGTGGACCGAGGACCGAGCTTTCCTTGCTGATTTCATTTCACTAACGGCACACTCACCACATCTCATTTGTTAGTTGTTTATGTCCACCGTTGCCTCCTGCATCTTTATACTAGTCTACAATTTAAGTGTAGcaacacacactacacactacgaGATATTTGGCAGGTTTTTTGTTCATGTTAGCGAGCAGCCACAGCTTAtttcaaacaataaaaagtTTGATCTGCACATTCAGGGGCACAAAGTAAAAGAAACAACGGTGGCCGCCTCCAGCTCCGACACGCAGCTCTCTAAAATAAGAGCGCAAAAGGTGCAAATCTGACTGATTGGATAACTTAACAATACACTAAAGTAGGTTAATTATTAAGTTAATGAgttaaaaatacaaattctGGTGGTGCTTttcttgtattattatttttatggttattatttttttttatcattaggAGATGGACATTTTTCTCCACTATCATGAGACATAAGTTCTCAGTACCAGTTAAGGTCTTTAACTTGATTGCAAGTGAACTTGTGAGTTGCTACATATTTCAAACTATTTgtacctttttttaacatctaaaaacaaaaatgttcacCAGTTTGTGTTATCTCATTGCCATGCGGGTGCGTAATGGTGACATAAATATAGCCTCCTCTAGTCTAACCGTATGAACTCTGTGGTTTAAAGGTAGACAGCTTCTTCCTGCTCGACAAAAACAGACAGTGACATTAAAAGATTTATACCAAATCAACACTGAAGCGACTTCACAGTGAAATGTTGGGTCTAAATGTTGAGCATCCGTTTAAGGTGCAGAAGCTCATTAAGATGAGACTTCATGATTAGTATGTTAGCATTTGTGCCTGATATGTTAATTTTAAAGATCAGATAACCTTTTTCAGTAGgtgtacccagtactcgagttgagggggatgaggggggatgagggggatggcatccccccctgaaataaaaacggtcaaaatcctcccccctgtaaaactgccatcccttatgtaatttcatcaatgaatgtggttttactgctatttcaacatttagagtcatcaccagaaaaataacttatttgacaattttcccctgtttcaagtaaattttcacttgaaataagtaggaaaatctgccagtggaacaagatttatcttcttattacaagcaaaaaaaatcttgttccacatgcagatttttctacttatttcaagtgaaaatctacttgaaacaggtgaaaattattgttttttccagtgatgagtcttgttttaagtgtaatgagattttttttactaaaatgagacattttaactagaaataggacaaatattcttattttgagtttttgtagtgATCCATTTCACTtatgaaggacagaatcatattgataagttcagaaaactgttttttattgttgtgttttgatgtatttgatgtaagcccagtggatatttaaagcttacagaaggctgcatttaactgctgctatgtcattcctgcagtatttctgcaggtgttttggtcagtgctattatttgtaatatattatattatttgtaatcagcacaaattatctgtccacatatgataaaatccaccattccccctgatttttttttttacaactcgagtactgggtgtgCCCTTGTTAAGTGACATGTTTCCCCTCCCTTTGTCAGCATCTTTAGCCAGCAAACACCTGGGGTTTGATGGGGGAAGGCAGGTTGTCATTATCCAGGTTGTTGTCATCAATGGCAGAAACAGTGGAAGTCATGatgtccagtggatatttctcCAAGATGTCGTGGACCTCCTTCTGTATATTCTCAGTCCAGGACAGGAGATCGGCCTGCATGCTCTGCGCCGCCCCCATCAGGACCTCCTGCCGGCTGCTGAGGCTCGACAGCAGCTCCAGATTTTGGTTGATCTGGGCCAGAGCCGGGTTGGTGGGGGTCACGGCCGCGCCGCCGTCAGATTGAGACCAGTCGCCCTCCGAGCCACCGAGTCGAGGGGACGCTTGGCCCGACATGTAGCGCTCAAACTCCtccggggaaaggttgagagaCTGAGCGTCTAACTTTTCGATGAAGGCTGCTGCACAGCACTGGAAAAAAGAGAGACgtagcacatttatttatttatgtacatTTAAGAAATGGATTTTAATTTACATGAAGATGTACAAGACTGGCCTTGCTGTTAAGGGACTAGTTTGATATTTGGGAAAATTATGAATCATTGATACTTCTCTAAATATTCTAGCAAATGCCACAAAAGGcctatgcaaaaaaaataattaaataaagacTTTATAAAAgatttataaaatgtaaataagtaattaaacaaataaatagataaaaccCTGGAAACTTTTTAAAAAATTAATATAAAGCAAATTGtactaataattaattaaattctttatttaattataaCTACTCGGATTTCTTGGGTAgtttatcaaataaaaaaaagaataaatagaatagaataaaataaaattgtatttttaattatttcaagGGAACGATCGAATATTCAGACTGCTTGTTTTATTAATACAGtatgaaaaaagacaaaattgaaaaaaaaaacattattttataagCCTTGAGCAGCAATTTTACAATTTTGACGTATTTATTTCCATAAAGTGATCAGATTCTGTGTTAAATCTCATCAATGCTAAATTAGCCCAATTTGTTTCCAAATCATTTGTATCACCTGAAACTGGCTGTTTTTTTGTCAGTTTCCATGTGAATAGATATCAGTTTCTAGTGAAAGTCAGTTTAAAGTTAAGACATCttaaattatttaattaaagCAGAATTGAAACGGAACGGAAAACAATAAATCCAGACCAGATTGGTGAAGTAGTATCCGTCCTCTCCCGTCATCAGCCTGCTGGGGTTGCAGAACCGGGTGATGTACTGGATGTTGGACTGGAGTCGCGGTGGATTGGCCTTGAGCACGATGTAGATGAGCGCGGGCAGGAAGTCGTCAGCGGACGCCGGCTCGTTCTTTGTTATCCTGATGGCACTGAAGATGTGTTTACTGCAGCGAGTGATGCAGGTCAGTTTCTCTCGAGGAACCCTCTTTGAGTCCATTTCAATGACATCTACAAATGCCCAAAATGCAGAAATAAAAGTTGGACGGATCAACATAGTATGCATGCACCAGCAGGGCTaagagatttctttttttcataccagTTCTCCTCAGTGAAACAAAAAAAGTTATGTTTAGAATCGGGATGCTCGACAATGAATATCCAAAACTGTGACCTCTGGCACACATTAACATTTAGCCTAAAACTGTACGGTATATTTATACATTAAAGTATCCGTCATTGCATAGCTGTCCCTACAATTTATTTGTCggtctagctcaggggtcggcaacctgcggctctagagccgcatgcggctctttagcgctgccctagtggctcctggagcttttacaaaaatgtttgaccttttttttcttttttttcttctttttttcctttttttctccttttttcctttttttccttctttttttcctccttttcccttttttaatctcaacttttcgacttttttctcgaaatttcgacttttttctcaacatttccacttttttctcaacatttcaacttttttctcgacattttgcctttcgccattttccttctttctaaGACTTGAACATACaaggcttttcattttttgcggctccagacatatttgatttttgtgtttttggtccaatacggctctttaaacattttgggttgccgacccctggtctagctgATTTTGAAACTTTGATTTGCTGCTTTTTGATGTTGTTGTCTGTGGTACTAAAGCCGTGGCACTCATAGGTATGATCTTGTTGCTGTAAAACAGTATTGAGATGTAAGAAATGTTTTCTTCAGCAGAGTTTATGAAATTAAATTGAAGACTTTCTAAATATGTGACAGGATGTAATAACTTTTCTATAATTATAAAGGAAAGAAGATAAACAATAGTATAATAATCACAGTACACTAACATTTACTATGCAGGATATCTCAGTATTTTCAACTTGCGTTCAATGGATCTCAGATTAATATAATTAACATCAGCTGGATGcataaaatagatcaaatgaTAACTTAATGGAGCTGTGGGCCTCTGTGTGACAGGAATGTTAACATTTCTGGTTTGAAGGTGACGGCTTGGCTAAAAGACGGCAAACTTTTGACACATTTTTATATGATCACGGAGCTGTCGTGCAAAGGCGTCGTTTTCTAACTGCTTTCATCCTGCGATGGAGCTTTGGGGCCTTCCTGACCTGTTATTGCGTTGACCACATTCTCAGACACTTCAGGGATTTCTTCATCAAAGGACACGCAGAGCATCTGGATGGTCACCCAGTGTAAAGCCCTGCAAAGCGATGGACATTGCGTTCAGTGGAGCACACCTGGAACTTCGTTTATGCGTATCCTGTCACATAGACATTTGTAGGAGTCATTTTTGCTCTTGAGCAGATCCCACTGTGTCCACATGTAAAGCAATTAAAAACAAGAAACTAAGGATGTCTGTTGTGTAATTATCTGCACAGATTCAGGAAGCAAACGACTGAAAATCAAAGATATGGATTATGAAGTGAGGCTTTCTGAACGACTGACGCTCACAGagcacacatttatttttcacaAAAAAGGAAATCCATATATAAAAAAGCAACTGCTTGGACTCTCACCGTATTCTGTTCTGTGTGGCCAGGTCctttttctcatcatcagtggTTTCTGGACAGAAGACGCTTTTATACAGACGAGTCATGATGTACTTTTCCACCTGGTCCATCACTTGCTCCACAGATTCTGAGGATCCTGAAGGACaaagatgagatgagatgacaTGCTGCCGGTGCTGCCACCTGGTGCTTATGTTGGTAACTACAGTTTGAGTAAGTCAGAACTTCTTGTCAAATATTTGTAAAACTCAAAGCAAACCTTTAAAGTGGCCCAACAAGCGGTCAGCCAAGCTCTGGTAGAAGTCCTGAACACACTCTGACAGTTCATCGGCATTAAGGTCCTGTGAAAACAGGTCAAGGTGCTGAATAGTGTACAGATCAAAAAGTGGAAACACCAAACATCTTCCTGTCATCCAAAAGTTTCCAAaagtaagtagatatatacatagatatagagcagatacagtatagtgtaaataagtatatttatataaatatttatatgggcatgtggtacaaatatatagaaatattcaactatgtgtatgtatgtataagtatgtgtgtgagtataattacagtatataataataataataataataataataataataataataataataataataataataataataataataataatgttatttagcagtgtgagtacagtgtgtgaatatttataaatacaggttaaatgatcagagAATGGGGGTAGatctaaataagtttacacttcttcctactccttttttggcacatgtaaattaagatagcaagttttaaaggatgaaattctttgttttgttttttcttaaacttttttttttttttacatgaacaaaaataaaataaatcaaatcaaacctaATAATTTGCTTCTTCTCCTGGCTACAACGCACCTTCTTGCTTGACATGTTCACGAGGAAGGATCTGCACTGCTTGTGGATTTCCCGGCCAGGTTTCTGGAGGTTCTTCAAGAAGTCCACAAAGTCTTTGGACACCTGGTCCGTATCAAAGCTGGCGTGGCGGCTGATGGATGGACTGGTCTTACTCTCCTGGGCTTCTGGTGACGAAGAACCACATTAAAAAGGTCAGAACTTCGGGTTCCAAAGTTCTTTAAGCCTTTAAGCCCACAACTTAAAGACAAGTAAAGACCAGAACGGGGGTCAGGAAATACCTGCAGTATGAAATGCTTCGatgtgaaatttaaaaaaagatgaacgTAACGAAGAAAAGATGAACAGtaaaaattttaacttttttctcgacatttttacttttttctccacattttgacttttatctcaacattttaactttttttcttgacatttcgacttttttctccacattttgacttttttctccacattttgacttttttctcaaaattttgactttttttctccacattttgacttttttctccacattttgactttttttctcaacattttaactttttttctccacattttgacttttttctccacatttcgacttttttctccacatttcgacttttttcttcacattttgacttttttctcaaaattttgactttttttctccacattttgacttttttctccacattttgactttttttctcaacattttaactttttttctccacattttgacttttttctccacatttcgacttttttctccacatttcgacttttttctccacattttgacttctttctcgacatttcaacttttttcgccacatttggactttttttctcaacattttaagtgtttttcttgacatttcaactttttttctcgacattgacttttttctccacattttgactttttctctccacattttgactttttttaatcgacattttgacttttttctccacattttgactttttttctccacattttgactttttttctccacattttgactttttttctccacattttgactttctttctccacattttgacagTTGAAAAAGTACGCTAGAGAAATAGTTACTAATTAAAATAAACCCTTCCCCATTGCTAAGATGGGAACTGTGTAAAGGAATTACTGTTTTACAGTAATAACAGAGAAATGAGGCATTTTTCTAGGTTTTGGTTAAAGTTTTTCAGGTTATCTGATCTTTGATGAGGCAGTCTGGATTGTCAAGTGTCAAAGCAGCTGAGGGACAACACTAAGAAAATGTTTTCTGCCATTCCAACATTTGCTTGCTGTCATTAATcatacaaattatacaaacaTAACAACAGTAGCTGTCATCAGGACCAATATTTTGCATGACTTCATTACTTGTAATGATAAAACTCCACTCAGCTTCACCCACTTTTTTCCACTTTAACTGGTACTTTTTCAACCTCAACTGACCATCGATGCAGCGCTGCGTGAAACAAGTTGGGCCGTCTGAACCTCTACGGGTGAGAAGTTGTTCATTGCACCATGGGAGGTTGTGAGCGCTCCTGCTGCTGTGACGCTGCTACTTTGCCAGTAAAGAGCTGATTTTCACTGACAGCACTGTGATCCGAAAAGGTCACGTTCACATGACGttccaacaaataatctctttattaaatataatactttaaaattccatgataaagtagagcagaaaactgttttaattgcctttaaagcccagcagaaactgctaccaaactacattcaggatttgttccagataaaagaaacccgctatgatctgagggggaaactcatgtttgagatgacgacagcaagaactaatattaaaaagagatttacatcaattaaggctagagaaatttggaatagttgtgataacaacctaaaaatgtgcagttctatcttcaagtttaaggaaatgtttaaagaaaataatgtaaataaatataaaacactatgaaTATagagtatactatcaaaaacattctagaatgtgaaacgtcaattttatattttgtcttacttatttttgtatttttatgtattgtttgtttccacggattaatgctgatgtctcatatttaagctgatcataagaaaaaaggggaggcactataagctacggcttcagctacactTTTTcggcaaaatatatatatatttttttttttttaccttttcatcttgttttgtaaaaagtgtgtacaagccgaaataaagattcaaaaCATCACTTTTTTCTGTAATGGCTGAGGTGGAACCCCCCTAAAAAACGAATcagattaaaacaaataaagcaagcTGAGTCAAGTTGGGAGCTGAATATAAATCCAAAAACCAGAGGCGAACCCGTGACAAAACGGTTGTGAGGCAACAAATTACGAAGCATGACACGTGCAGGGAGAGCCGTGAACACCTTTCTTGGAAGTGGTGCGCGATGACGGGCTGAAGAACTTCTTAACGGTGGTCACTTTCCGCGTCTTCTCGttggtcttcttctcctcaaaCTTGGAGAAGGGGCCGTGGGAGGCGTGACCCGGCTGCTGCTGCGGAGCCGTGGACTGGGAGTGAGCTCCGTGACTGCTGGCATACGCCGCCTCCTCCTCCCGCTGCAACCTGGAGCAGAGAAATACATGGCAGAATATGCCAGCGGTCAGTGGAAAAGCATGAAACGCAGACGTTGCATTTCTATACGAaggaaaaactacaacaaagtaggaatgggtgatattttaccgttcacgatataccgtcaaaaaaattccccacggtaagaatttgtcatctcacggtaaaaattgataaattcccgttgatgacgtttttgtgtaaagtctgatttatgattctgcgttaaatccacgcaccacgtacgtgaaggaaggaaggaaggaaggaaggaaggaaggaaggaaggaaggaaggaaggaaggaaggaaggaaggaaggaaggaaggaaatgagccagaaagaaagaaagaaagaaagaaagaaagaaagaaagaaagaaagaaagaaagaaagaaagaaagaaagaaagaaagaaagaaagaaagaaagaaagaaagaaagacggatctgagagtgaggagcttgagtcattacagttttgcagtaaaggtgtactaatttaattgttttttattaatttaatgtaattggtgtagtttagtagtatttagtatcttttagagcagtgatttggggctccaaagactgaatgtggtgatagatttatagttacaaaggtggagttgaattggtattttctttatcgtcatttttatcgttatcgggataaatgcccgAAATTAtcttgatacattttttagtccataccgcccatccctacaacAAAGCTGTTCTTAATTGTGCTTTTGCATGAACAGTATGTATTATCATaggtaaaaaatgtattttacttATTCAGTTTCCTTAATATGTTGCGTATAAGTCAGGTTAaaccaggggttggcaaccaaaaatgttgaaagagccatattggaccaaaaacacaaaaaacaaatatgtctggagccgcaaaaaatgaaaagtcttgtatgtataagccttagaatgaaggcaacacatgctgcatttatctatattagttataactgggggaagatttttttttcattatgcacttcgagaaaaaagttgaaatgtcgacaaaaaagttgaaatgtcgagaaaaagtcgaaatgtcaagattaatgttgaagtacaatcttgagaaaaaagtcgaaatgtcgagaaaaaagtcgaaatgttgaggaaatagtcaagatttcgagaaaaaagtcgaaatgttgagattaaaaaaggaaaaaggaagaaaaaaagagaaaaaaaggaaaaaagacgaaataaagggaaaaaagaagaaaaaaaagaaaaaaagaagaaaaaaaagaaaaaaggaaaaaaagaggaaaaaaagaaaaaaaaggaaaaaacaaaaaaagaaaaaaaaaaagaaaaaaaggaaaaaaaaaggtcaaacatttttgaaaaagctccaggagccactagggctgcgctaaagagctctagagccgcgggttgccgacccctgggttaaACTGaagagatgtaaaaaaaaaaaaaaaaaaaaaatcaaatgacaaaaGATACAGCTGAGTTTCAGTAGACCAAACAGTCATTGTTTCACAGTTGGAGCAGAGAGGATGAACTTGAAACACAAGAACAAGCTGAAAAGAAACAGTAGC encodes:
- the rabgef1 gene encoding rab5 GDP/GTP exchange factor, with amino-acid sequence MSQRTERRGIHVDQSDLLCKKGCGYYGNAAWQGLCSKCWREEYQRVRQKQIQEDWALAEKLQREEEAAYASSHGAHSQSTAPQQQPGHASHGPFSKFEEKKTNEKTRKVTTVKKFFSPSSRTTSKKEAQESKTSPSISRHASFDTDQVSKDFVDFLKNLQKPGREIHKQCRSFLVNMSSKKDLNADELSECVQDFYQSLADRLLGHFKGSSESVEQVMDQVEKYIMTRLYKSVFCPETTDDEKKDLATQNRIRALHWVTIQMLCVSFDEEIPEVSENVVNAITDVIEMDSKRVPREKLTCITRCSKHIFSAIRITKNEPASADDFLPALIYIVLKANPPRLQSNIQYITRFCNPSRLMTGEDGYYFTNLCCAAAFIEKLDAQSLNLSPEEFERYMSGQASPRLGGSEGDWSQSDGGAAVTPTNPALAQINQNLELLSSLSSRQEVLMGAAQSMQADLLSWTENIQKEVHDILEKYPLDIMTSTVSAIDDNNLDNDNLPSPIKPQVFAG